GCCACGGCGCCGCCTCCCTCTTCGGCGTCCTCGGCGGCACGTTCGGCACCGGCGGCACCGTCCAGACCGGCACCTGGCCTTCCTGGTACGCGGCCGTCATCGAACTCGTCGGCGGCGTCCTCGTCCTGCTCGGACTGGCCACGCGCGCGGCGGCCCTCATCGCCTCCGGCTCGATGGCGTACGCCTACTTCAAGGTGCACCAGCCGCACGCCCTGTGGCCGATCGAGAACGGCGGCGAACCCGCGGCGATCTTCTGCTGGGCCTTCCTGCTGCTGGTCTTCACCGGCTCCGGCGCGTTCGGCCTGGACCGCGTGCTGGCCAGGCGCTCCACGGCACAGAGCGAGCGGGCCGCGGAACAGACGCCGGTGACCGCCTGACACGCCGACGCGGGTCGGCAGCCGGGTGAACGTCCTGTGCCGATCCCACGTGCCCCCCATGAATCTCCCGTCACACCACGGGCGTACGCTGTATGGCTGTTGATGGCCGCCCTGCCGCTCCCCTGCGACGTCGCGGCACGGTGTGGTCCACGGGGGAGTTCACGGGGAGTCTGCGGTGCTGGAGAGTGTGGGGTCGTTGACCGGGACCCCTTGGATCTACGCCATGGTGGCGCTGTCGGTGCTGCTGGACGTGTTCCTGCCGGTGCTGCCGAGCGGGGTGCTGGTCATCACGGCCGCCACCGCGGCGGCCGCGGGCTCGGCGACCGGCCGGGTGCCGCACGAGGTCCCCGACATCCTCGCCCTCACACTCTGCGCCGCCACCGCCTCCGTCCTGGGTGACCTGGTCGCCTACCGGCTGGCCTGGCGGGGCGGCGAACGCCTGGACCGCGCCATCGCCCGCTCCCGCCGGCTGACCGACGCGCAGGAACGTCTCGGCGTCGCTCTGGCCCGAGGCGGCGGCGCCCTGGTCATCCTCGCCCGCTTCGCCCCGGCCGGCCGCTCCGTCGTCTCCCTCGGCGCCGGCGCCGCCCACCGCCGCGCCCGCGACTTCCTGCCCTGGTCGGCGCTGGCCGGCCTGGCGTGGGCCGCCTACAGCGTGGCCCTCGGCTACTACGGCGGCCAGTGGCTCGGCGCGACCTGGCTGGGGACCGGCGTCTCGGTCCTCGCGCTCTTCGGAGCGGGGTCGGGGGCGGCGTACGTGATGCGGCGGCCGGTCAAGGCGTCCGAGGTCGGCTGATCCTCCCGCCCCTCAGGCACTCGCCCGCTGCTGCCCCCGCACCTCCAGGCCGTCCAGCAGCTCCGCCGTGGCCTGCGCGATCACGTCGACGGCGTGGTCGAACACCTCCTGGTTGTGTGCGGCCGGCGCCCGGAAACCGGACACCTTCCGTACGAACTGCAGGGCCGCGGCCCTGATCTCCTCCTCCGTCGCCTCTTCGGGCAACGCGGGCGGGCGAAGTGTCTTGATGCTCCGGCACATGGGAACAGTCTCGCCCAACTCGGCGTCTCCTGCGATGATCCGTTCCGAGGCGGCCACCGTCGTGGGGCCGACCGGCGAAGGGAACAAAAAAACATCATGGCGAACGACGCACTCACCGTGGCGGTGCTGGGTCCCGGCGGCATCGGCGGCCTGCTCGCCGGACTGCTGGCGCGCACCGGCCACCGCGTGATCTGCCTGGCCGGCGAGGACACGGTCCAGGTGCTGCGCAGGGACGGCATACAGGTCCGCAGCGAGAGGTTGGGCGACTTCACGGCCCGCGTCGAGGCCGACACCATGCTGCGCGAGCCGGTCGACGCGTGTCTGGTCTCCGTCAAGCACACCGCCCTTGAGGCCGCCCTCGACCGCGTCCCGCCGTCGGCCCTCGGCGGCGGCCTCCTCGTACCGTTCCTGAACGGCGTCGAACACCCCGCCGCACTGCGCGCCCGCTACCGCCCCGACCTGGTCGCCCCCGC
Above is a genomic segment from Streptomyces sp. SLBN-31 containing:
- a CDS encoding DoxX family protein codes for the protein MTARLNAAQPYALGLFRMVVGLLFACHGAASLFGVLGGTFGTGGTVQTGTWPSWYAAVIELVGGVLVLLGLATRAAALIASGSMAYAYFKVHQPHALWPIENGGEPAAIFCWAFLLLVFTGSGAFGLDRVLARRSTAQSERAAEQTPVTA
- a CDS encoding DedA family protein, with the translated sequence MLESVGSLTGTPWIYAMVALSVLLDVFLPVLPSGVLVITAATAAAAGSATGRVPHEVPDILALTLCAATASVLGDLVAYRLAWRGGERLDRAIARSRRLTDAQERLGVALARGGGALVILARFAPAGRSVVSLGAGAAHRRARDFLPWSALAGLAWAAYSVALGYYGGQWLGATWLGTGVSVLALFGAGSGAAYVMRRPVKASEVG
- a CDS encoding DUF2277 domain-containing protein, yielding MCRSIKTLRPPALPEEATEEEIRAAALQFVRKVSGFRAPAAHNQEVFDHAVDVIAQATAELLDGLEVRGQQRASA